Proteins encoded together in one Flavobacteriales bacterium window:
- a CDS encoding STAS/SEC14 domain-containing protein, whose amino-acid sequence MNGHPSLIDTATATVERVSAELIEVRFKPDVKLDVEGIGEVVSAKRTLCGVDSPDVLAVMPPEVDFELNVLNVDHSKANGGCLTRRLAFAGQSPLNERLADLYFSYFPRHGETRVFNDEREARQWLDQRAEVVPDP is encoded by the coding sequence ATGAACGGACATCCTTCCCTGATCGACACAGCGACGGCCACCGTGGAGCGTGTCTCCGCGGAGCTGATCGAGGTGCGCTTCAAGCCGGATGTGAAGTTGGATGTGGAGGGGATCGGCGAGGTCGTGAGCGCGAAACGTACCCTGTGCGGGGTCGACAGCCCCGATGTGTTGGCGGTGATGCCGCCGGAGGTCGACTTTGAACTGAACGTCCTGAACGTGGACCACAGCAAGGCCAACGGGGGCTGCCTCACGCGACGGCTGGCCTTCGCAGGCCAAAGCCCGTTGAACGAACGACTGGCCGATCTCTATTTCAGCTATTTCCCACGCCACGGCGAAACGCGGGTGTTCAACGATGAGCGTGAGGCCCGCCAGTGGCTCGATCAGCGCGCCGAGGTCGTCCCCGATCCCTGA
- the radA gene encoding DNA repair protein RadA: MAAKVRSQFVCQSCGSAFPQWLGQCPSCKQWNTLVEEVRDRLEEKRGTPASVKSRTPRPVAIGDIPAQDGPRIPLSDRELARVMGGGLVPGSITLIGGEPGIGKSTLLLQTALRNPHLKTLYVSGEESEHQVKMRAERLQVSSGELRVTSDATRHSPLDTRRSESCYVLTETNTQNIFKHIEALEPGLVVIDSVQTLHTATLDASPGSVGQVRECTAEIMRFAKVTDVPFVLIGHITKDGFIAGPKVLEHMVDCVLQFEGDRDHAYRLLRPLKNRFGSTNELGIYEMHGTGLAAVEDPSQVLLGDRRERPSGVAVSATLEGQRPLLIEVQALVSSAVYGTPQRSATGFDLRRLNMLLAVLEKRCGFRLGQKDVFLNLAGGFRVEEPAIDLAVVCAVLSSNADIAIPMDTAFCGEVGLTGEIRPVTRTEQRIAEAQKLGFARVFVPKGTKGIGPVKGIELVPVGQVNEVLSALFG, translated from the coding sequence ATGGCCGCTAAGGTCCGCTCCCAATTCGTCTGCCAGAGCTGCGGCTCGGCCTTTCCCCAATGGCTCGGGCAATGCCCCAGCTGCAAGCAGTGGAACACGCTGGTGGAGGAGGTGCGCGACCGCCTGGAGGAGAAGCGCGGTACGCCGGCCAGTGTGAAGAGCCGCACCCCGAGGCCCGTCGCCATCGGCGACATCCCCGCACAGGACGGCCCGCGGATTCCGCTCAGCGACCGTGAGCTCGCCCGCGTGATGGGCGGTGGCCTCGTGCCCGGCAGCATCACGCTCATCGGAGGCGAGCCCGGCATCGGCAAGAGCACCCTGCTGCTGCAGACCGCGCTGCGCAACCCGCACCTGAAGACGCTGTACGTCTCCGGCGAGGAGAGCGAACACCAAGTGAAGATGCGCGCCGAGCGCTTGCAAGTGTCGAGTGGCGAGTTGCGAGTGACGAGTGATGCTACTCGACACTCGCCACTCGACACTCGCCGCTCCGAAAGCTGTTACGTCCTGACGGAAACCAACACGCAGAACATCTTCAAGCACATCGAGGCGCTGGAGCCGGGGCTGGTAGTGATCGACAGCGTGCAGACCCTGCACACCGCCACGCTCGATGCGAGCCCGGGCAGCGTGGGCCAGGTACGCGAATGCACCGCCGAGATCATGCGCTTCGCCAAGGTGACCGACGTGCCCTTCGTGCTCATCGGCCACATCACCAAGGACGGCTTCATCGCGGGCCCGAAGGTGCTGGAGCACATGGTGGACTGCGTGCTGCAGTTCGAGGGCGACCGCGACCATGCGTACCGACTGCTGCGCCCGCTGAAGAACCGCTTCGGCAGCACCAACGAGCTCGGCATCTACGAGATGCACGGCACGGGCCTCGCCGCCGTGGAGGACCCCAGCCAGGTGCTGCTCGGCGACCGGCGCGAGCGGCCCAGTGGCGTGGCCGTGAGCGCAACGCTCGAAGGACAGCGCCCCCTGCTGATCGAAGTGCAGGCATTGGTGAGCAGCGCGGTGTACGGCACGCCGCAGCGCAGCGCCACCGGCTTCGACCTGCGCCGCCTCAATATGCTCCTCGCCGTGCTGGAGAAGCGCTGCGGCTTCCGGCTCGGGCAGAAGGATGTGTTCCTCAACCTCGCCGGCGGCTTCCGCGTGGAGGAGCCCGCGATCGACCTGGCCGTGGTGTGCGCCGTGCTCAGCAGCAACGCCGACATCGCCATCCCCATGGACACCGCGTTCTGCGGCGAGGTGGGCCTCACCGGCGAGATCCGCCCCGTGACGCGCACCGAACAGCGCATCGCCGAAGCGCAGAAGCTCGGCTTCGCCCGCGTGTTCGTGCCCAAGGGCACCAAGGGCATCGGCCCGGTGAAGGGCATCGAGCTCGTGCCGGTGGGGCAGGTGAACGAGGTGCTCAGCGCGTTGTTCGGGTGA
- the rfaE2 gene encoding D-glycero-beta-D-manno-heptose 1-phosphate adenylyltransferase: MTTDLAPASVHPHVTDRVGAVRLVHVWRVKGDRIVFTNGCFDLLHRGHVEYLEEAAQLGDRLVVGINSDASVRRLGKGADRPLNDEESRALVVAALRCVDAVVVFDEDTPLELITALQPDVLAKGGDWKPEQIVGADVVKARGGSVHSLKLVNGFSTTALVERIRRG; the protein is encoded by the coding sequence ATGACCACCGATCTCGCCCCCGCCAGCGTTCACCCCCACGTGACCGACCGCGTCGGTGCCGTGCGTCTGGTCCACGTCTGGCGCGTGAAGGGCGACCGCATCGTGTTCACCAACGGCTGCTTCGACCTGCTGCACCGCGGCCACGTGGAGTACCTGGAGGAAGCCGCGCAGCTCGGCGACCGCCTGGTGGTGGGCATCAACAGCGACGCCAGTGTGCGCCGTCTGGGCAAGGGCGCCGATCGACCCCTCAACGATGAGGAGAGCCGCGCGCTGGTAGTGGCCGCCCTGCGCTGCGTGGATGCCGTGGTGGTCTTTGACGAGGACACCCCGCTGGAGCTGATCACCGCCCTGCAGCCCGACGTGCTGGCCAAGGGCGGCGACTGGAAGCCCGAGCAGATCGTGGGCGCCGACGTGGTGAAGGCCCGCGGCGGCAGCGTGCACAGCCTGAAGCTCGTGAACGGCTTCTCCACCACCGCCCTGGTCGAGCGGATCCGCCGTGGCTGA
- a CDS encoding flippase-like domain-containing protein: MRKAVWGTLKVAVPVALGIWLVLHFYRQLDDGQRAALFEAFGRASVPWLVLSNLLGWLSHVSRGWRWRYLLRHLGHEPGFWSCYHAVMGGYFMNMLLPRAGEASRAAMLYRTEGVPFEKGFGTILAERAVDMVMLLGIAGVTLLLQADMIDLFQARIAAFRAQQAPGPDGQGLGWWVLALVVIGAAVAAFLVFTRPTLRARVMDGVRGFVEGVRSILRTPDKGPYLFHTVLIWALYVAMFWVGFMALPETREVPPAGVMAGFIAGSVGIVLVQGGIGAYPAFVALIVSVYMSGGEGGVIRPEALAMGWLLWVAQTLMIISLGGLSLLLVARKRSTP; the protein is encoded by the coding sequence ATGCGCAAGGCGGTCTGGGGCACCCTGAAGGTGGCGGTGCCCGTGGCCTTGGGCATCTGGCTTGTGCTCCACTTCTACCGCCAGCTGGACGATGGTCAGCGTGCGGCCCTGTTCGAGGCCTTCGGCCGCGCCTCGGTGCCCTGGCTGGTGCTCAGCAACCTGCTGGGCTGGCTGAGCCATGTGAGCCGGGGATGGCGTTGGCGTTACCTGCTGCGCCATCTGGGCCACGAGCCCGGGTTCTGGTCCTGCTATCATGCCGTGATGGGCGGCTACTTCATGAACATGCTGCTGCCCCGCGCCGGAGAGGCCAGCCGGGCCGCCATGCTCTACCGCACCGAAGGCGTGCCCTTCGAGAAGGGGTTCGGCACGATCCTCGCCGAACGCGCCGTGGACATGGTGATGCTGCTGGGCATCGCCGGCGTCACCCTGCTGCTGCAGGCCGACATGATCGACCTCTTCCAGGCACGCATCGCCGCGTTCCGCGCGCAACAGGCCCCCGGCCCTGATGGTCAGGGCCTGGGCTGGTGGGTGCTCGCGCTCGTGGTCATCGGTGCGGCCGTGGCCGCGTTCCTGGTGTTCACCCGTCCCACCTTGCGTGCACGGGTGATGGACGGCGTCCGCGGCTTCGTGGAAGGCGTGCGTTCCATCCTGCGCACGCCGGACAAGGGCCCGTACCTCTTCCATACCGTCTTGATCTGGGCGCTGTACGTGGCCATGTTCTGGGTGGGCTTCATGGCCCTGCCCGAGACCCGGGAGGTGCCCCCTGCCGGTGTGATGGCCGGGTTCATCGCAGGATCGGTGGGCATCGTTCTCGTTCAGGGCGGCATCGGCGCCTACCCCGCCTTCGTGGCCCTCATCGTCAGCGTGTACATGTCCGGCGGCGAGGGCGGCGTCATCCGCCCCGAGGCCCTGGCCATGGGCTGGCTGCTGTGGGTGGCCCAGACGCTCATGATCATCAGCCTCGGCGGCCTCTCGCTACTTTTGGTCGCCCGTAAGCGCAGCACACCATGA
- a CDS encoding aspartate 1-decarboxylase → MTIEVLRAKIHRVRVTEADINYIGSITLDEDLIDAAGLVEGEKVQVLNVNNGDRLYTYVIKGERGSGVVCLNGPAARRVSVGDIVIVVAYAHMTLEEARAYRPTIIFPDERTNTLKP, encoded by the coding sequence ATGACCATCGAAGTCCTCCGCGCCAAGATCCATCGCGTCCGCGTCACCGAGGCCGACATCAACTACATCGGCAGCATCACGCTGGACGAGGATCTGATCGATGCCGCCGGCCTGGTGGAAGGCGAAAAAGTGCAAGTACTGAACGTCAACAACGGCGACCGCCTGTACACGTACGTGATCAAAGGGGAGCGCGGCTCCGGGGTGGTCTGCCTCAACGGCCCTGCCGCCCGGCGGGTGAGCGTGGGCGATATCGTGATCGTGGTGGCCTACGCCCACATGACCCTGGAGGAGGCCCGCGCCTACCGCCCCACCATCATCTTCCCCGACGAGCGCACCAATACGCTCAAGCCGTAG
- a CDS encoding pantoate--beta-alanine ligase, giving the protein MDRLSVPSEAAAWSAAQRRQGGRVGFVPTMGALHAGHLALVAEARRRCDWVAASIFVNPLQFNNPEDLARYPRQPEADARLLAEAGCDLLFQPDAEGLYRGFSPLRYDLNGLDEHWEGPSRPGHFQGVVNVVERLFHVVRPDMAFFGEKDRQQLAIIRHVATTLHWPTVIVPCPTLREADGLAMSSRNQRLGPADRARAPLLYRALQAVADLAFHHGVEEARQAGLDVLATDPEIQLDHLGIAHPDTLAPLTRWDGLDRAVALIAAHVGPVRLIDNLDLRRG; this is encoded by the coding sequence ATGGACCGACTGTCCGTCCCATCCGAGGCGGCCGCTTGGAGCGCCGCACAGCGCCGCCAGGGGGGACGCGTCGGTTTCGTGCCCACCATGGGGGCCCTGCACGCCGGGCACCTGGCCTTGGTGGCGGAGGCCCGCCGCCGATGCGACTGGGTGGCGGCCAGCATCTTCGTCAACCCCCTGCAGTTCAACAACCCCGAGGACCTCGCCCGCTACCCACGGCAGCCTGAGGCCGATGCCCGGCTCCTGGCGGAGGCCGGCTGCGACCTGCTCTTCCAGCCCGACGCCGAGGGCCTGTACCGAGGCTTCAGTCCCTTGCGATACGATCTCAACGGTCTGGACGAGCATTGGGAAGGGCCCAGCCGTCCCGGCCACTTCCAAGGCGTGGTGAACGTGGTCGAACGCCTGTTCCACGTTGTGCGGCCTGACATGGCCTTCTTCGGGGAAAAGGACCGACAGCAGCTCGCCATCATCCGCCACGTGGCGACCACGCTCCATTGGCCGACGGTCATCGTGCCCTGCCCCACCCTGCGCGAAGCCGATGGCCTGGCGATGAGCAGCCGGAACCAACGCCTCGGTCCGGCGGATCGAGCACGCGCACCGCTGCTGTACCGGGCCTTGCAGGCCGTGGCCGATCTCGCCTTCCACCACGGCGTGGAGGAAGCCCGCCAGGCGGGACTGGATGTCCTGGCCACCGATCCGGAGATCCAGCTTGACCACCTGGGCATCGCCCACCCGGACACCCTCGCCCCGCTCACCCGTTGGGACGGGCTCGACCGGGCCGTGGCCCTGATCGCCGCCCACGTGGGCCCGGTGCGGCTGATCGACAACCTGGACCTGCGTCGCGGATGA
- a CDS encoding glycogen/starch synthase, whose translation MKNAKVLTIAQSIHPFLEEHEMAQATRQLPQGILECGNEIRVFMPKFGCINERRHQLHEVIRLSGMNLIINDTDHALLIKVASVPSARMQVYFIDNEEYFKRKCTWNDKDGAFHPDNDERALFFSRGVLETVRKLGWVPDIIHCHGWMTAFVPLYVKHHFSDDPHFENAKLVFSVYDEKPEPLDKGLARKLELEGFSKDLFKGLGKPTTEELYKFGIEMSDAVVKGSPKLGKGLESAIKASEKPLLACPAQADLITAHAEFYQSVLEEALV comes from the coding sequence CTGAAGAACGCGAAAGTCCTGACCATCGCCCAGTCGATCCACCCCTTCCTGGAGGAGCACGAGATGGCCCAGGCCACGCGCCAGCTGCCGCAAGGCATTCTGGAGTGCGGCAACGAGATCCGGGTCTTCATGCCCAAGTTCGGATGCATCAACGAGCGGCGCCACCAGTTGCACGAGGTGATCCGGCTCAGCGGGATGAACCTCATCATCAACGACACGGATCACGCCCTGCTGATCAAGGTGGCCAGTGTGCCCAGCGCCCGCATGCAGGTGTACTTCATCGACAATGAGGAGTACTTCAAGCGCAAATGCACGTGGAACGACAAGGACGGCGCGTTCCACCCGGACAACGACGAGCGCGCGCTGTTCTTCAGCCGTGGAGTGCTCGAGACCGTGCGCAAGCTGGGCTGGGTGCCGGACATCATCCACTGCCACGGCTGGATGACGGCCTTCGTGCCCCTGTACGTGAAGCATCACTTCAGCGACGATCCCCACTTCGAGAACGCCAAACTGGTGTTCAGTGTGTACGATGAGAAGCCGGAGCCCCTGGACAAGGGCCTGGCGCGCAAACTGGAGCTCGAAGGCTTCTCGAAGGACCTGTTCAAGGGTCTGGGCAAGCCCACCACGGAGGAACTGTACAAGTTCGGCATCGAGATGAGCGATGCGGTGGTGAAGGGCAGCCCCAAGCTCGGCAAGGGCCTGGAGAGCGCCATCAAGGCCAGTGAGAAGCCGTTGCTGGCCTGTCCGGCGCAGGCCGACCTGATCACGGCGCACGCCGAGTTCTACCAGAGCGTATTGGAGGAAGCCTTGGTGTGA
- a CDS encoding DUF4270 domain-containing protein: MLGVLVVLALGACKRPEDELGRDLIDPADTLGLVVTDTTTLLAWTVREEPVKTNGLSRNALGSYVDPRFGTVRARIVTQVRLSTNNVGSGQDNSGLVIDSAVLALRFEDSGPVYGDLSAQRFTVHEITEALSLDSTYRVDDVPGTVPTDLVRSHAGLITPRPVVRPVVGGDTLGPQLRIPLDPAFGQRLLGRFGTADMVDNTAFLSYLKGLLIGVDNPGQLPGQGGILYLNLLLAESKLTLYYRNTLPGAEDTLSFDLLINDNSVRYTVMEHGHDAAVEPGLPEALADTTLGGTCFVQSLGGLRTRIALPHVLDYPERELRALAKAELVVPVRGDWPDALSPSATLFLFRSNDEGEDLLLPDQLTSGLSIGGELDEDDRVYRFAITRYMQRLLNGDYGNTGLSIVPGNGGVAVDRTVLRGPEDAEDPMRLILTFTTY, from the coding sequence GTGCTCGGGGTGCTGGTCGTGCTGGCCCTGGGTGCGTGCAAACGACCCGAGGATGAGCTGGGCCGCGACCTGATCGACCCGGCCGATACGTTGGGCCTGGTGGTGACCGACACCACGACCCTGCTGGCCTGGACGGTGCGCGAAGAGCCGGTGAAGACCAATGGCTTGAGCCGCAATGCCCTCGGCAGCTACGTGGATCCGCGCTTCGGTACGGTGCGGGCGCGCATCGTCACCCAGGTGCGGCTGAGCACGAACAACGTGGGCAGCGGCCAGGACAACAGCGGGCTGGTGATCGATTCCGCCGTGCTGGCCCTCCGGTTCGAGGACAGCGGCCCGGTGTACGGGGACCTGAGCGCGCAGCGGTTCACCGTGCACGAGATCACCGAGGCCCTGTCCCTGGACAGCACCTACCGCGTGGATGACGTGCCCGGCACGGTGCCGACCGATCTGGTGCGCTCACATGCAGGCCTCATCACCCCGCGACCCGTGGTGCGCCCCGTGGTGGGTGGCGACACCTTGGGCCCCCAGCTGCGCATCCCGCTCGATCCGGCCTTCGGGCAACGGTTGTTGGGCCGCTTCGGTACGGCGGACATGGTGGACAACACGGCCTTCCTCAGCTACCTGAAGGGTCTGCTCATCGGGGTGGACAACCCCGGTCAACTGCCCGGTCAGGGGGGTATCCTCTACCTCAACCTGCTGCTGGCCGAAAGCAAGCTCACGCTTTACTACCGCAACACCCTGCCGGGCGCCGAGGACACCCTCAGCTTCGACCTGCTCATCAATGACAACAGCGTGCGGTACACGGTGATGGAGCATGGCCATGACGCGGCGGTGGAGCCCGGTCTTCCGGAAGCTTTGGCCGACACCACTTTAGGCGGGACCTGCTTCGTGCAGTCGCTCGGTGGCCTGCGGACCCGCATCGCCCTTCCGCATGTGCTGGACTACCCCGAGCGTGAACTGCGCGCCCTGGCGAAGGCCGAACTGGTGGTGCCGGTGCGGGGGGACTGGCCCGATGCACTGTCGCCGTCGGCAACGCTCTTCCTGTTCCGGAGCAACGATGAAGGCGAGGACCTGCTGCTGCCCGATCAACTGACCTCGGGCCTTTCGATCGGGGGCGAACTGGACGAGGACGACCGGGTGTACCGCTTTGCCATCACGCGCTACATGCAGCGGCTGCTCAACGGTGACTATGGCAACACCGGTCTGTCCATCGTACCGGGCAACGGTGGCGTGGCCGTGGACCGCACCGTGTTGCGCGGCCCGGAGGATGCCGAGGACCCCATGCGGCTCATCCTTACTTTTACCACATACTGA
- the glmS gene encoding glutamine--fructose-6-phosphate transaminase (isomerizing) yields the protein MCGIVAYLGDKQAYPILINGLRRLEYRGYDSAGVALLDGGVLTIHKCQGKVSDLEAHVDGRSHAGTVGIGHTRWATHGPPNDINAHPHQSTSGDLALIHNGIIENYAPIKEELLTRGHVFRSDTDTEVLVHLIDDIQRTEGVDLAEAVRLALESVVGAYAIVVLDRKDPDVMVAARKSSPLVIGIGDNGEHFVASDATPIVEHTKNVVYLEDGEIAVIDRRQGLKIRNIKNQVKTPFIQELEMHLEALEKGGYDHFMLKEIHEQPRSIRDSLRGRLNLAKGEVVLGGIKDYEQKFVQAKRILIVGCGTSWHAGLVGEYLFEELARIPVEVEYASEFRYRNPIINEDDIVIAISQSGETADTMAAIELAKGRGATIIGICNVVGSSIARVTHAGSYTHAGPEIGVASTKAFTAQVTVLTLMALMIGQKRGTISGSKFYRLLNELDAIPGKVEAVLRNEAQIKYIADIYKDAANALYLGRGFSFPVALEGALKLKEISYIHAEGYPAAEMKHGPIALIDEEMPVFVIATKGASYEKVVSNIQEVKARKGKVIAIVTEGDTVVKGLADHVIPIPETPDPFVPLLSVIPFQLISYHIAVMRGCNVDQPRNLAKSVTVE from the coding sequence ATGTGCGGTATCGTAGCCTACTTGGGTGACAAACAGGCCTATCCCATCCTGATCAACGGCCTGCGGCGCCTGGAGTACCGGGGCTACGACAGTGCCGGCGTTGCCCTTCTGGACGGTGGCGTGCTGACGATCCACAAGTGCCAGGGCAAGGTGAGCGACCTGGAGGCCCATGTGGATGGCCGTTCGCATGCGGGTACGGTGGGCATCGGCCACACGCGGTGGGCCACGCACGGTCCGCCCAACGACATCAACGCGCACCCGCACCAGAGCACCAGTGGCGATCTGGCGTTGATCCACAACGGGATCATCGAGAACTACGCGCCGATCAAGGAGGAGCTGCTCACCCGCGGCCACGTGTTCCGCAGCGACACGGACACCGAGGTGCTTGTGCACCTGATCGACGACATCCAACGCACCGAAGGCGTGGACCTGGCCGAGGCCGTTCGGTTGGCCCTGGAGAGCGTGGTGGGCGCCTACGCCATCGTGGTGCTCGATCGCAAGGACCCGGATGTGATGGTGGCCGCGCGGAAGAGCTCACCCCTGGTCATCGGCATCGGTGACAACGGGGAGCACTTCGTGGCCAGCGATGCCACACCCATCGTGGAGCACACCAAGAACGTGGTGTACCTGGAGGATGGCGAGATCGCGGTGATCGACCGACGTCAGGGCCTCAAGATCCGGAACATCAAGAACCAGGTGAAGACGCCGTTCATCCAGGAACTGGAGATGCACCTGGAGGCCTTGGAGAAGGGCGGCTATGACCACTTCATGCTCAAGGAGATCCATGAGCAGCCGCGCAGCATCCGCGACAGCTTGCGGGGCCGCCTCAACCTGGCCAAGGGCGAGGTGGTGCTGGGGGGCATCAAGGACTACGAGCAGAAGTTCGTGCAGGCCAAGCGCATCCTGATCGTGGGCTGCGGCACCAGCTGGCACGCGGGCCTGGTGGGCGAGTACCTCTTCGAGGAGCTGGCGCGCATCCCCGTGGAGGTGGAGTACGCCAGCGAGTTCCGCTACCGCAACCCGATCATCAACGAGGATGACATCGTGATCGCCATCAGCCAGAGCGGCGAGACGGCCGATACGATGGCCGCGATCGAACTGGCGAAAGGCCGCGGGGCCACCATCATCGGCATCTGCAACGTGGTGGGCAGCAGCATCGCCCGGGTGACGCATGCCGGCTCGTACACCCATGCCGGACCGGAGATCGGGGTGGCCAGCACCAAGGCCTTCACGGCCCAGGTGACCGTGCTGACGCTGATGGCCCTGATGATCGGCCAGAAGCGAGGCACCATCAGCGGCAGCAAGTTCTACCGGCTGTTGAACGAGCTGGACGCCATCCCCGGCAAGGTGGAGGCCGTGCTCCGCAACGAGGCGCAGATCAAGTACATCGCCGACATCTACAAGGATGCCGCGAACGCCCTGTACCTCGGCCGCGGGTTCAGCTTCCCGGTGGCCCTCGAGGGTGCGCTGAAGCTCAAGGAGATCAGTTACATCCATGCCGAGGGCTATCCGGCCGCCGAGATGAAGCATGGCCCCATCGCCCTCATCGACGAGGAGATGCCCGTGTTCGTGATCGCCACCAAGGGCGCGAGCTATGAGAAGGTGGTGAGCAACATCCAGGAGGTGAAGGCGCGCAAGGGCAAGGTGATCGCCATCGTCACCGAGGGCGACACCGTGGTGAAGGGCCTGGCCGACCACGTGATCCCCATCCCGGAGACGCCCGACCCCTTCGTGCCCCTGTTGAGCGTGATCCCCTTCCAGCTGATCAGCTACCACATCGCCGTGATGCGGGGCTGCAACGTGGACCAGCCGCGGAACCTGGCCAAGAGCGTCACAGTGGAATAG
- a CDS encoding TM2 domain-containing protein, translating to MCRWGGVSVMVWLLLGATAPASAAGPWMPAGTPLPPADSLRREPERLVASVLAVGLGTFGAHRIYLGTRPGVPIIYGITFGGFGVLPLLDLGHLLFTKDLDPYRNNRQVFMWAKPRRPTTAP from the coding sequence ATGTGCCGATGGGGAGGCGTAAGCGTGATGGTATGGCTGCTGCTGGGCGCCACGGCCCCTGCGTCCGCCGCCGGTCCGTGGATGCCTGCGGGCACACCTCTGCCCCCGGCGGACAGCCTTCGGCGGGAGCCCGAACGGTTGGTGGCCAGCGTGCTGGCCGTTGGTCTCGGTACGTTCGGGGCGCACCGCATCTACCTCGGGACCCGTCCGGGGGTGCCGATCATCTACGGCATCACCTTCGGGGGCTTCGGCGTCCTGCCCTTGCTGGACCTCGGGCACCTGTTATTCACCAAAGACCTGGATCCCTACCGGAACAACCGGCAGGTCTTCATGTGGGCGAAGCCCAGGAGGCCCACCACTGCTCCTTGA
- a CDS encoding superoxide dismutase yields MPFQLPELPYPHAALEPVIDTLTMQIHHGKHHQAYVTNLNKAIDGTPLDGKGIEEILKGLDMTNMAVRNNGGGHYNHTLFWSIMGPNAGGTPAGALAEAITSAFGSFESFKEKFGQAGITRFGSGWAWLCVQPGGKLDLCSTPNQDNPLMPGTGCGGTPILGLDVWEHAYYLHYQNRRPDYVAAWWNVVNWTEVERRYTAGR; encoded by the coding sequence ATGCCTTTTCAGCTCCCCGAACTCCCCTACCCGCACGCCGCCCTGGAACCCGTGATCGACACCCTCACCATGCAGATCCATCACGGCAAGCACCATCAGGCCTACGTCACCAACCTGAACAAGGCCATCGATGGCACCCCGCTCGATGGCAAGGGCATCGAGGAGATCTTGAAAGGCCTCGACATGACCAACATGGCCGTGCGCAACAACGGAGGCGGCCACTACAACCACACGCTCTTCTGGTCCATCATGGGCCCCAACGCCGGTGGCACGCCCGCCGGTGCGCTGGCCGAGGCGATCACCTCGGCCTTCGGCTCCTTCGAATCCTTCAAGGAGAAGTTCGGCCAGGCCGGCATCACGCGCTTCGGCAGCGGGTGGGCCTGGCTTTGCGTGCAGCCGGGCGGGAAACTGGACCTTTGCAGCACCCCCAACCAGGACAACCCCCTGATGCCCGGCACCGGCTGCGGCGGCACCCCGATCCTCGGCCTCGATGTATGGGAGCACGCCTACTACCTGCACTACCAGAACCGCCGTCCGGACTACGTCGCCGCCTGGTGGAACGTGGTGAACTGGACCGAAGTGGAGCGGCGGTACACGGCCGGACGCTAG